In one Rhipicephalus sanguineus isolate Rsan-2018 unplaced genomic scaffold, BIME_Rsan_1.4 Seq1150, whole genome shotgun sequence genomic region, the following are encoded:
- the LOC119376293 gene encoding sulfotransferase ssu-1, with the protein MGYEPQDDDVIIATYPKCGTTWTQYIVSNIFTRGNPPKTTVDFMLSSPIIVLTGVDAVRKMPRPGALMTHLPCDKCKYSSRAKYIYVTRNPYDCCVSYYHFMKYYTPCNCEDVSFDKFFDLFVSGKLLYGDYFDHLFSWYPHRHDPNVLFLTYEKLQEDTTYWVLRIADFLGEEYGSALRKDEALLKKVLDSCTVQNMKTVMADPTKVWIRKALELPPERRIASLEPYRHNPAHKEETMRGGGLVRKGVVGDWKNHFSRNNRTHETLDSREDSHDPDVRNLWEGLNLPL; encoded by the coding sequence ATGGGCTATgaaccgcaagacgacgacgtcatcatTGCCACTTATCCGAAGTGCGGTACCACGTGGACACAGTACATTGTCTCCAACATCTTCACGCGCGGTAACCCTCCCAAAACGACAGTCGACTTCATGCTTTCCTCGCCCATCATAGTACTCACGGGTGTCGATGCCGTGCGCAAGATGCCGCGCCCTGGGGCCCTGATGACGCATCTGCCGTGCGACAAGTGCAAGTACTCATCGAGGGCCAAGTACATCTACGTTACGAGAAATCCGTACGACTGCTGCGTGTCCTACTACCACTTTATGAAATACTACACACCATGTAATTGCGAAGATGTGTCATTCGATAAGTTCTTCGACCTCTTCGTCTCCGGAAAGTTACTCTACGGAGACTATTTCGACCACCTTTTCTCCTGGTACCCACATCGGCACGATCCGAACGTACTCTTTCTAACTTACGAGAAACTCCAGGAGGACACGACTTACTGGGTACTGCGGATCGCCGACTTTTTGGGAGAAGAGTACGGCAGCGCTCTCAGGAAAGACGAGGCGTTGTTGAAGAAAGTCCTCGACTCGTGTACCGTGCAGAACATGAAAACGGTGATGGCAGATCCGACGAAAGTGTGGATACGCAAAGCTCTGGAATTGCCACCAGAGAGGCGTATAGCGTCCCTCGAACCGTACAGGCACAATCCGGCTCATAAAGAAGAAACGATGCGTGGAGGTGGTCTTGTCCGTAAGGGCGTCGTGGGAGATTGGAAGAACCATTTTTCCCGGAACAATCGAACGCATGAAACGTTGGATAGCAGAGAAGACAGCCATGACCCCGATGTCAGGAATCTTTGGGAGGGGCTGAACCTTCCTTTGTGA